A stretch of the Methanobacterium veterum genome encodes the following:
- the uvrA gene encoding excinuclease ABC subunit UvrA: MNTKKDSITIKGAREHNLKNIDVTLPRDKFVVITGLSGSGKSSLAFDTIYAEGQRRYVESLSAYARQFLGQMKKPEVDYIEGLSPAISIDQKTTKMNPRSTVGTVTEIYDYLRLLYARIGTPHCYNCGKPISQQTSGQIVDNIYKEEEKTKVQILAPVVKDRKGEHQKIYEDLQKKGFVRVRVDGEVLSLDENIDLDKNKKHTIEVVVDRLIIRYDVDFKRRLADAVETALELGDGLMVVLYEKDGEKEEKVFSEHFACTDCDINFEEISPRTFSFNNPHGACPECNGLGSKMEIDTDLVVPDSTLSLEDGAVLPWSKSKNKDNYYHQMLKAVADHYGFSMETPFEELPKKYQNLILYGSSERIDFTFRRKGRVHHVKRKFEGVVKRMERLFIDTKSNYMRSYIGQFMSDRKCPACNGTRLRPESRSVTVGDRTITAVVAMPIKESYKFFEELELTEMQHFIGKEILKEIRERLRFLSDVGLDYITLDRSSGTLSGGEAQRIRLATQIGSGLVGVLYILDEPSIGLHQRDNARLIETLKKLRDIGNTLVVVEHDEETILSADYVVDIGPGAGEHGGRVTAMGTPVEIMNNPDSITGRYLSRSETIEVPKERAKPTGKFITVKGARQNNLRNIDVKIPLGVFTCVTGVSGSGKSTLVNDVLYKGLYGEFNRKPVTTGKHDKINGVSNIDKVIIIDQSPIGRTPRSNPATYTGVFTYIREIFAETLASKKRGYKPGRFSFNVKGGRCEACSGDGIIKIEMHFLADVYVPCEVCKGKRYNKETLDVRYKGKNIADVLDMTVEEAVHFFRNVPRIQKKLQTLDDVGLGYIKLGQPATTLSGGEAQRVKLSKELSRQSTGKTLYILDEPTTGLHFADIKKLLQVLGRLRDSGNTVLVIEHNLDVIKTADYIIDLGPEGGDEGGLVIAEGTPEEVALSGTYTGEFLNEILNGKPLISSIESDDDVISEGSSGNK; this comes from the coding sequence ATGAATACAAAGAAAGATAGTATAACTATAAAGGGTGCAAGGGAACACAATCTTAAAAATATAGATGTTACTTTACCAAGGGATAAATTCGTTGTAATTACAGGGCTCAGTGGTTCTGGAAAATCATCCCTTGCATTTGATACAATTTATGCTGAGGGACAGCGGAGATATGTGGAATCTCTCTCAGCTTATGCAAGGCAATTTTTAGGGCAGATGAAGAAGCCGGAAGTTGATTATATTGAGGGACTTTCGCCTGCCATATCTATTGACCAGAAAACCACTAAAATGAATCCAAGGTCAACAGTGGGAACAGTAACAGAAATATATGATTATTTAAGGCTTCTTTACGCAAGAATTGGTACTCCACACTGTTACAACTGTGGAAAACCTATATCACAACAGACTTCGGGCCAGATTGTGGATAATATTTATAAAGAAGAAGAAAAAACTAAAGTGCAGATTTTAGCTCCTGTTGTTAAAGATAGGAAAGGAGAGCACCAGAAAATATATGAAGACCTTCAGAAAAAGGGATTTGTAAGGGTAAGGGTCGATGGTGAAGTTTTAAGCCTGGACGAAAATATCGATCTTGATAAAAATAAAAAACATACAATTGAAGTCGTTGTAGATAGATTAATCATAAGATATGATGTTGATTTTAAAAGAAGACTCGCCGATGCAGTTGAAACTGCCCTTGAACTTGGAGACGGCCTCATGGTTGTACTCTATGAAAAAGATGGTGAAAAGGAAGAAAAAGTATTCAGTGAGCATTTTGCATGTACGGACTGCGATATAAACTTTGAAGAGATAAGTCCAAGGACATTTTCATTTAACAATCCCCATGGGGCATGTCCTGAATGTAATGGGCTTGGAAGCAAGATGGAAATAGATACAGACCTGGTAGTACCGGACAGTACTTTATCACTTGAAGATGGAGCAGTCCTTCCATGGAGTAAATCCAAAAATAAGGATAATTATTACCACCAAATGCTTAAAGCAGTCGCTGATCACTATGGATTCAGTATGGAAACTCCTTTTGAAGAATTACCTAAAAAATACCAAAATTTAATTCTTTATGGGTCTTCTGAAAGAATAGATTTTACTTTCAGGCGGAAAGGCAGGGTACACCATGTAAAACGGAAATTTGAAGGTGTGGTAAAGAGAATGGAACGTCTCTTTATAGATACCAAATCAAACTACATGCGAAGTTATATTGGGCAGTTTATGAGTGATAGAAAGTGCCCTGCATGTAATGGGACCAGATTGCGCCCTGAAAGTAGATCTGTGACCGTAGGTGATAGAACCATAACTGCAGTGGTTGCAATGCCTATAAAAGAGTCATATAAATTCTTTGAAGAACTTGAACTTACTGAGATGCAGCACTTCATTGGAAAAGAGATCTTAAAAGAGATAAGGGAACGTTTAAGATTTTTATCAGATGTAGGGCTTGATTATATTACACTTGATAGATCTTCTGGAACACTTTCTGGGGGTGAAGCCCAAAGGATCCGCCTTGCAACACAAATAGGTTCAGGTCTGGTAGGGGTTCTTTATATACTCGATGAACCGAGTATTGGTTTGCACCAGAGGGACAATGCACGACTTATTGAAACTCTGAAAAAACTGAGGGACATTGGAAATACCCTGGTAGTTGTAGAACACGATGAAGAAACCATACTCTCTGCAGATTATGTTGTGGATATAGGCCCTGGAGCAGGTGAACATGGTGGAAGGGTTACAGCAATGGGAACTCCAGTTGAAATAATGAATAATCCTGATTCTATAACTGGAAGATATTTATCCCGGAGTGAAACCATAGAGGTTCCAAAAGAACGTGCAAAACCTACTGGAAAATTCATTACTGTAAAAGGTGCGAGACAGAACAACCTCAGAAATATAGATGTAAAAATACCTCTTGGTGTCTTTACATGTGTTACGGGAGTTTCTGGCTCTGGGAAGAGTACCCTTGTAAATGACGTGCTTTATAAAGGTCTTTATGGAGAATTTAATAGGAAACCAGTAACAACTGGAAAACATGATAAGATAAATGGAGTTTCCAATATTGATAAGGTAATTATAATTGACCAGTCTCCAATTGGGCGTACTCCGAGGTCGAATCCAGCTACTTACACTGGCGTATTTACCTATATCCGGGAAATATTTGCTGAAACTCTTGCATCTAAAAAGAGAGGTTATAAACCAGGTAGGTTCAGTTTCAATGTAAAAGGCGGACGATGCGAAGCGTGCAGTGGTGATGGAATAATTAAAATTGAGATGCACTTTTTGGCAGATGTATATGTGCCGTGTGAAGTGTGCAAAGGGAAGCGTTACAACAAGGAAACACTGGATGTGAGGTACAAAGGTAAAAATATTGCAGATGTGCTGGATATGACAGTTGAAGAGGCAGTTCACTTCTTCAGAAATGTTCCACGTATACAGAAAAAACTTCAAACCCTTGATGATGTTGGGCTTGGTTATATTAAACTTGGACAGCCTGCAACAACACTTTCAGGTGGGGAAGCTCAGCGAGTAAAACTTTCAAAAGAGTTAAGCCGCCAGAGTACTGGTAAAACTCTTTATATACTTGACGAACCAACCACAGGACTTCACTTTGCAGATATTAAAAAGCTTCTCCAGGTTCTTGGTAGATTGAGGGATTCTGGAAACACAGTCCTGGTCATAGAACATAATCTTGATGTTATAAAAACAGCAGACTATATTATAGACCTGGGCCCTGAAGGAGGGGATGAGGGAGGTCTTGTTATTGCAGAAGGTACTCCTGAGGAAGTTGCATTAAGTGGTACGTATACCGGAGAATTTTTAAACGAGATTTTAAATGGAAAACCCCTCATTTCTTCCATTGAATCAGATGATGATGTAATTTCAGAGGGGTCTTCGGGTAACAAGTAA
- a CDS encoding CHASE4 domain-containing protein, giving the protein MKLREKTLVLLGITITCSIIVMCMASNVVLMGGFQTLEEQNTLQNIQLATNVLSGEISDLNKTINDWAVWDDTYIFIQNHNSRYIQSNLLNSTFTGLKLNLIIYVDNSGNIVYGKEFDLQKKEEKPVSEGIKKYISKDNILLSSQDGVKGIIMLPEGPMIIVSHPILTSNGDGPSKGTLIFGRYLSDVEIQHLSGEIQSSLTLISYNDFNIPADFQTARESMSQSSPFFIKPINDSYIAGYALINDIDGKPAFILKTERPRGFYKEYQNTLSYFITSLLIICCFLAVITLIYLDRSILSKLSRFSKDISIIGKKGDLSTRILADGEDELSSLAESINGMLSRIETSQDQLKKSELEFRSLVELANNSIVLTDSAGKIMLWNRSAQRMFGYSENEILGKPISILFPDEYHESYQKVMDNPYNSANSQNMGVIYESYGFKKDKSRFMLEISHISWKIKNEKFYCAIIRDITDSKQAENEIKESLREKEALLMEIHHRVKNNMQIISSLLSLQSRYIKDKDAFEVFKESQNRVKSMAMIHERLYNSKGLAKIDFAGYIKNLVDDLFGSYGVNQDDIKIDISADKIFLNADTAIPVGLIINELVTNSLKYAFPAENSDHEKSRIYIKFHRNNKNMLLVVGDNGIGLPEDVDLQHSETLGLRLVRSLVDQINGTVELHSNGQTEFRIIFTQIEQNSPVTS; this is encoded by the coding sequence ATGAAATTACGAGAGAAAACACTGGTACTCCTTGGAATAACTATAACATGTTCTATTATTGTTATGTGCATGGCTTCAAATGTTGTTTTAATGGGAGGATTTCAAACACTTGAAGAACAGAACACACTCCAGAATATTCAGCTAGCTACAAATGTGCTTTCAGGTGAAATTTCTGATTTAAATAAAACTATTAATGACTGGGCAGTCTGGGATGACACGTATATTTTCATACAGAATCATAATTCAAGATATATACAAAGTAATCTTTTAAATTCTACTTTTACTGGTTTGAAACTTAATCTGATCATTTATGTTGATAATTCCGGAAATATTGTCTATGGCAAAGAATTCGATCTTCAAAAAAAGGAAGAAAAACCTGTTTCTGAAGGTATTAAGAAGTATATATCTAAAGATAATATTTTACTGAGTTCTCAAGATGGTGTAAAAGGGATCATCATGCTTCCAGAGGGACCGATGATAATTGTTTCACACCCTATTTTAACTTCAAATGGAGATGGTCCCAGTAAAGGGACATTAATCTTCGGCCGATATTTAAGTGATGTTGAAATTCAGCATTTATCTGGTGAAATACAGTCTTCTCTTACATTGATTAGTTACAATGATTTCAATATACCTGCTGATTTTCAAACTGCACGCGAATCAATGTCTCAAAGTTCCCCATTTTTTATTAAACCAATAAATGATAGTTATATTGCAGGTTATGCTCTCATAAATGATATTGATGGAAAACCTGCATTTATTCTAAAAACGGAAAGGCCAAGAGGTTTTTATAAAGAATATCAAAATACACTATCTTATTTTATTACATCCCTACTAATAATATGCTGTTTTCTTGCTGTAATAACCCTTATTTATCTGGATAGGTCTATTCTCTCTAAATTATCTAGATTTAGTAAGGATATTTCTATTATAGGTAAAAAAGGTGATCTCTCTACGCGTATACTTGCTGATGGGGAAGATGAACTTTCATCTTTAGCAGAATCAATTAATGGCATGTTATCAAGAATAGAAACGTCACAGGATCAATTAAAAAAATCAGAACTGGAATTCCGTTCTTTAGTTGAATTAGCTAATAACTCCATTGTTTTAACAGATAGCGCTGGTAAAATTATGTTATGGAATAGAAGTGCACAGCGCATGTTTGGATACAGTGAAAATGAGATTTTAGGAAAGCCAATTTCAATTCTATTTCCAGATGAATACCATGAATCTTACCAGAAAGTGATGGATAACCCATATAACTCTGCTAATTCTCAAAATATGGGAGTAATCTATGAGTCGTATGGATTTAAAAAAGATAAAAGCAGGTTCATGCTGGAAATTTCACATATTTCATGGAAGATAAAGAATGAAAAGTTTTACTGTGCAATTATAAGGGATATTACTGATAGTAAACAGGCAGAAAATGAAATTAAAGAATCATTAAGAGAAAAAGAAGCGCTGTTAATGGAAATTCACCACAGAGTTAAAAATAATATGCAGATAATTTCAAGTCTGCTGTCCCTTCAAAGCAGGTATATAAAGGATAAAGACGCATTTGAAGTTTTTAAAGAAAGTCAAAATCGTGTTAAATCCATGGCAATGATTCATGAAAGGCTTTATAATTCTAAAGGACTTGCAAAAATTGATTTTGCAGGATATATTAAGAATCTAGTAGATGATCTGTTTGGTTCTTATGGAGTTAATCAGGATGATATTAAGATCGACATCAGTGCAGATAAGATTTTTTTAAATGCGGATACTGCAATACCTGTTGGTCTTATAATAAATGAACTTGTAACTAATTCTTTAAAATATGCTTTTCCAGCTGAAAATAGTGATCATGAAAAGAGCAGGATATACATAAAATTTCACAGGAATAATAAAAATATGTTATTAGTTGTGGGGGATAATGGTATAGGGCTTCCAGAAGATGTAGATTTACAACATTCAGAAACACTGGGCTTACGTCTTGTACGCTCATTAGTAGACCAAATTAATGGGACAGTTGAACTTCACAGTAACGGCCAAACAGAATTCCGAATTATTTTCACCCAAATTGAGCAGAATAGTCCAGTAACCAGCTAA